A region of the Deltaproteobacteria bacterium genome:
ATCATGCGGGCGTAGCGCGCGGTGTTGCCGTGGTTGCGCGGCACCTGGTCGTCGAAGTCCGCGGCCACCTTGAAGAGCTCGGGGAAGTCCGGATCCGACTGGCTCAACAGGTAGTAGATCATCGGGTCGCCCAGCAGCACCACCTTCACGTCGAGAGGGATGGGCTCGGGTTGCAGGGTGACGGTGTTGGCGAAACCCAGGGCCTCGGTGAGCCCCTGGATGCGGATCTCGCTGGACTGGAGCGCGCGCTTGATCTCCTCCCAGATGATCGGCTGCATGAACAGCTTGCGCGCGTCCACCAGCAGGAAACCGCCGTTGGCGGCGTGCAGCGCGCCCGGCTTGATGAGGCTGAAATCGGTGGTGAGAGCGCCGAACCGGGCCATCTGCTCGATGCGGCCGATGACGTTGCCGTGGGTGGGCAGGTCCTCGTAGACGACGGGGGCGCCCTGCCGCCGCCCGTTGTCGACGATGACGTTCACCTGGTAGCGGCGGAAGGAGGGCTCCCGCCGCTCCTCGCGCCCGGGCAACCCGCCCGGCTGCGGCGCCGGCGGCCCAGGGGCCTGGAACTCTTCGGCATTCTCCTGGAGGTCCCCGCGCACCTGCTCGATGTAGTCCATGACCTCGGGCAGGTCGTCGTAGTCCTTGCCCAGCTCCTCGATGAACAGGGCCACCGCGTGGCTCACCACCTCCTGGTTGAGGCCGCGCATCCGCTCGCGCCGCTCGCGCTCCCATTGGGGCGCCTTCTTGAGAATCTCCTGCAGCTCCTTCTCCAGCTCGGCGATGTCCGCGCGCATCTTCGCCTGGGTCTCCTCGGGCCACTGGCGAAAGGCTTCCGGGCTCACCACCTCGCCCTTGGAGGTGGGCGCCAGGGCGAGCCCCGAAGGCGTGCGAATCAGACCCACGCCGCGCGCCTGGGCGTGCTCCTGCAGCTCGTTGAACGCGGCTTCCTGGCGCTGGCTGAACTCCGCCTGAAGGGCCTGGGCGCGGGCCTGGTACTCCTCGCTCTCGAAGGCCGCGGGGATGGCGGCGCGGAGCTCGCGGATGAGCTTCTCCATGTCGGCGCGGAGCCGGCAGGCCCGGCCGGCGGGCAGCTTGAGCGCGCGCGGCTTGTGGGTCTCCTCGAAGTTGTGGACATAGCACCAGTCAGGCGGCGCCGGCATGCCGGCCGCCGCCTGCTCGATGTAGCGCCGGACCAGGGGGTACTTGCCCGTGCCAGGCGCGCCGTGGGCGAAGATGTTGTAGCCATGGCGCCGGATGCCGACGCCGAACCGGATCGCCTCCAGGGCACGCTCCTGGCCGAGGCCATCCGGGGCCGCGCCGGCCTCGCGGGATGACGGCAGGTCCGCGGGATCGCACTTCGTATAGAGCCGATCCGGCGTCAGGGGCTTGGGCATCTCGCTCACCGGTTCGTGCGCGGGCGCAACCTGCTCAGTCCGCCCCGTGACTCATGATTCCGTACAGGTACAACTCCAACTGGGGGATGTCCGTCGGATAGTCGGGCGCCACCCGTTTGCCGAAGTCCAACAGGCTGCCGGACTCGACCGTCTTCAAGCCGGTACGCTCCTCGACAACGGAAAGGCCGTCGAAACCCGTCACCCATTTCACGTTCAAGGTGTTCTCGAACGCGTCGGTAGTGGCGGTAATGTTCTCGTCGCCGGTGGTGCGGTCGATGACGCTCCTGGCGAAGAAATCGAAGGCGATCCTGAACGACTGTACGCCTTCGCGCAGGCGGTTGAGGAAGCCGTAGATCAGGTCCTCGGGCAGGTACATGGTGTTGCCTTCCCAGATGATCAGGATGGGGGCGTTGAGGTCGAATCCCGCCTTCGCCAATTCCGCGGGCAGATCGGCCTCCAGGTAGTTGCACGGGATCCCCGCGCAGGGGGTCATGCCGTGGCCTTCCAGCACCTTCCCCTTGAACGCCAGTACCGCGGGCTGGTCCACGTCGCAGAAACGCACCCCCTCGTCCTCAAACACGTGCGGCCGCATGTCGAACCCGGAGCCAAGGATGACGATCTGCCGCATGCCCCTCTCGATCTCGCGACGGATGATATCGTCGAACAGCGCGGAGCGATAACGGACCAGCTCCATCCCTTCGGGGAGCAGCGCAAAGACTTGACCGACCTTCTGTCGGATGTCGTCGTTGACGAACCACTCCGCGTAAGGATCCTTGAACAACGGATGCTCCCGGTTCTTCTCCTGCTCGCGGATCCCCGCGATGAAAAACGCGGTAGCGCCTACCTCGTTGATGTCCGACATCAGTCTCCTCCTTTGGGGCTGCATTGAGCGATAGCGAATCGGATGACCATGAAAATTCTAGAATGTTCCGGGCGGCGGCTCGACTACGACAGGTGCTTCTTGAAGAAGGCGACCGTCCGCTCCCATGCGAGCTTGGCGGCAGGCTCGTCGTAGCGCGGCGTCGAGTTGTTGTGGAAGCCGTGGCGGGTGCCGGGATAGACATGCGCCTCGTACGGCACGCCGTTGGCCTTCAGGCCGGCCTCGTAGGCCGGAGCCTGCTTGTTGATGCGCGGGTCGTTCTCCGCGTAGTGGATCAGCAGCGGCGCCTTGATCTTCGCCACGTCGTCGGCCGACTTCGGCGCGGAGCCGTAGAACGGCACGCCGGCGCTCAGATCGCCTCCCATCTGCACCGCGAGGAAGTTGACCACGCCGCCGCCGAAGCAGAACCCGGTGGCGCCCAGCTTCCCGTTGGACAGCTCGTGGCCCTTGAGGTACCGGGCGCTGTTGAGGAGGTCCGTGCGCAGCTTGCCGCGGTCCAGGCTCCGCTGCATCTTCTTGCCGTCGTCGTCGTTGCCGGGATAGCCGCCGATGGGCGAAAGGCCGTCCGGCGCCAGGGCGAGGAACCCCGCCACCGCGGCGCGCCGGGCGACGTCCTCGATATGCGGGTTCAGGCCCCGGTTCTCGTGGATGACGAGGACCGCGGGAAACGGACCCGCCCCGGACGGCCGGACCAGGTAGCCGCGCATCTTGCCGGAGCTGCCGCCGGGCGAATCGTACGTGACATAGCGCGCCTTGATGCGCTTGTCGGTAAAGGAGATCGTCTGCGCCCTCGCATAGCGCGGCAGCATCGCCTGCGCCATCGCCAGCGCCGACCCGCCGACAACGACGAGGGCCGCCGCCCGCCGGAGGAACTCGCGGCGTTCCATGTTGCTGTGGCAGTACTCGTCATACAGGTCGTAGACCTGTGGATCGATCTGATTCCTGTCCATGAGGTACCCCTTTCCTTTGAAACCAAGCTTGCACGGCCCCGAAAGGTTGCCGGCGCTCGGCGGTCAATGGCCCGTTGCGCTCCCGAGTCCATTTTAGGGCGAAGAATCAAAAACACAACTCCGCTCGCTACTCGCACTGGATGAAGAACAGCGCCCAGGGTCCCAGGCCGATTTCCTTCTCCGTGGCCGGACGGTCCCCCGGGGGATCGAGCACCAGCCAGAGCGGTCCCCGGTCGCCGATGCCCAGCGGCCGCCCGTCGGCCCTGGTGGCCACGACCCAGTCACGCGCTTCCAGGTCCGCCTTCGACAGCGTGAAGCGGAAACCGTCGAGCGCCAGCATCTCGAGCGCCCTTCCCCGGCAGCCCGCGGCATCCAGAACGTCCGTCAGACGGGGTCCGGACGCGACCTTCGGGCCGGCCCAGCCCTTGTGCTCGGCGCGTACTTCCTTGACGCCGAGACGCTCCAGCATGGCGCGGTCGAAGGCGAACGCCTTGTCGAACGGGCGCTTGTGGTACTTGAAGAACATGTCGCGCTTCTCGTCGTAGGGGGGCCGGTTGGCCTTGACGATGTTGCCCGTGACGGTCAACACAACCGGTCCGGCGGGCATCTCCGCGCCGGCGACGGCATGGACGGCAAGACACGCAAAGACCGCAACGGCGAGAGCGACAGGGGTCTTCATGGAGTCCTCCTGGTGACGCGGCCGGGATCATTCATATCCCGGCGGCGGGGCAAACTTCCGGTAGTGCCGTTCCAGCAGCCGCGCGAAGTGAATGCAGGTCAGGTCGCCGTACTGCGGGCCGATGACCTGTATGCCCACCGGAAGCCCGTCGCCGTCGAGTCCGATGGGCGCGACGGACGACGGCAGGTAGGCGAGGTTGGCGTATCCCGGCAGGGAGACCTGGTTCATGAACGGCCGCGGGACGCCGTCCACCGGCACCGAGCGTTGGTAGGGCCGCTTGTGGTCGTGGCCCATGGCCGCCGATACGGTGATGGGCGCCAGCAGCAGGTCGTGGCGCTGGAAGAACTCGTGCCACTGCCACCGGATCCGGTGCCGTATCTCGTCGAACCGGAGCCAGTCCCGGTGCGACAGCGTAACGCCGCGAAGCATGCGCGCCCGTTTGCCGTCGTCTCCGGGCGCGAGCCCTTGACGGGCTCTGAGGTTGGCGGCGAACTCCTCGTCGGTCTGGCGTCCGGAGGTGGCGGCCCGCAACAACACGTCGAAGACTCGGTGGGAGTCCGCCGCGTCGAAGTCGGGACGGGCGCCGATGGCGACCTTGACCTTGTTGCGGCGGAGAAAGCGGGACAGCGCCCGGTGGAGCGCCCCGATGTCGCTCGCCGTCGGCACCGTCTCGTCCTCGAGGAGAAGCGAGACGCGGTATTCTCCCAGCTTCTTCTTCCGCGGCGCGGGCAGGGTGAGCCGGAGCCCGGCGGCGTCGATCTGGTCCGGACCCGCGATCACGGAAAGGAGCAGGGACAGGTCCGCGGCGCTCCGCGCCAGCGGGCCGATGACCAGCATGTCCAGAGGCGCGCGGTTGCCGTCCAGGGCATGCCCGTCGGCGGGACAGATGCCCATGGTCGGCTTGTGCGCGAACAGGCCGCACCAGGCGGCCGGGTTCCGCACCGAGCCGGCGATGTCGCTGCCCATCTCCAGCGCGGTCAGCCCCGCCGCCAGCGCCGCCGCCGAGCCGCCCGAGGAGCCCCCCGGCGACCGCTCCGGATTCCAGGGGTTGCGCGTGGTGCCGTAGATGTCGTTGAAGCTCTGGGCGTCGGCGAGCCAGATGGGCACGTTGGTCTTGCCGAAGACGACCGCGCCGGCGTCACGCAAACGCTTGACCGGGAGCGCGTCGGCGCGGGCAATGTTGTTCCGCCGCGCCGGCACCCCCCACGT
Encoded here:
- a CDS encoding SAM-dependent methyltransferase; its protein translation is MSDINEVGATAFFIAGIREQEKNREHPLFKDPYAEWFVNDDIRQKVGQVFALLPEGMELVRYRSALFDDIIRREIERGMRQIVILGSGFDMRPHVFEDEGVRFCDVDQPAVLAFKGKVLEGHGMTPCAGIPCNYLEADLPAELAKAGFDLNAPILIIWEGNTMYLPEDLIYGFLNRLREGVQSFRIAFDFFARSVIDRTTGDENITATTDAFENTLNVKWVTGFDGLSVVEERTGLKTVESGSLLDFGKRVAPDYPTDIPQLELYLYGIMSHGAD
- a CDS encoding ATP-binding protein; this encodes MPKPLTPDRLYTKCDPADLPSSREAGAAPDGLGQERALEAIRFGVGIRRHGYNIFAHGAPGTGKYPLVRRYIEQAAAGMPAPPDWCYVHNFEETHKPRALKLPAGRACRLRADMEKLIRELRAAIPAAFESEEYQARAQALQAEFSQRQEAAFNELQEHAQARGVGLIRTPSGLALAPTSKGEVVSPEAFRQWPEETQAKMRADIAELEKELQEILKKAPQWERERRERMRGLNQEVVSHAVALFIEELGKDYDDLPEVMDYIEQVRGDLQENAEEFQAPGPPAPQPGGLPGREERREPSFRRYQVNVIVDNGRRQGAPVVYEDLPTHGNVIGRIEQMARFGALTTDFSLIKPGALHAANGGFLLVDARKLFMQPIIWEEIKRALQSSEIRIQGLTEALGFANTVTLQPEPIPLDVKVVLLGDPMIYYLLSQSDPDFPELFKVAADFDDQVPRNHGNTARYARMIAGTASREGLRPLSREATARVIERAARLAADAERLTLRLRAIDDLLYEADYWAGREGRDEIGAGDVERAIDAQTRRADRVRERSQEQILRETLLIDTDGETVGQVNGLSVLQLGEFAFGKPSRITARVRLGRGEVLDIEREVEMGGPLHSKGVLILSGFLGARFARRQPLALSASLVFEQSYGGVDGDSASSTELYALLSALSGLPIRQSLAVTGSVNQHGQVQAIGGVNEKIEGFFDICSARGLNGRQGVLIPSANVKHLMLRRDVVEAAARGDFHVYPVETIDQGIELLTGVAAGVADDQGNFPPDTVNGRAQATLLEFARNAREFAGGGRDQEPRP
- a CDS encoding amidase, whose product is MTEPAWLPATRLASLISRRKLGCLELLDHYLKRVERFNPVLNAIVATDVPRARRRAREADRALGRGERWGPLHGVPMTVKDSFDVAGLPTTWGVPARRNNIARADALPVKRLRDAGAVVFGKTNVPIWLADAQSFNDIYGTTRNPWNPERSPGGSSGGSAAALAAGLTALEMGSDIAGSVRNPAAWCGLFAHKPTMGICPADGHALDGNRAPLDMLVIGPLARSAADLSLLLSVIAGPDQIDAAGLRLTLPAPRKKKLGEYRVSLLLEDETVPTASDIGALHRALSRFLRRNKVKVAIGARPDFDAADSHRVFDVLLRAATSGRQTDEEFAANLRARQGLAPGDDGKRARMLRGVTLSHRDWLRFDEIRHRIRWQWHEFFQRHDLLLAPITVSAAMGHDHKRPYQRSVPVDGVPRPFMNQVSLPGYANLAYLPSSVAPIGLDGDGLPVGIQVIGPQYGDLTCIHFARLLERHYRKFAPPPGYE
- a CDS encoding dienelactone hydrolase family protein: MDRNQIDPQVYDLYDEYCHSNMERREFLRRAAALVVVGGSALAMAQAMLPRYARAQTISFTDKRIKARYVTYDSPGGSSGKMRGYLVRPSGAGPFPAVLVIHENRGLNPHIEDVARRAAVAGFLALAPDGLSPIGGYPGNDDDGKKMQRSLDRGKLRTDLLNSARYLKGHELSNGKLGATGFCFGGGVVNFLAVQMGGDLSAGVPFYGSAPKSADDVAKIKAPLLIHYAENDPRINKQAPAYEAGLKANGVPYEAHVYPGTRHGFHNNSTPRYDEPAAKLAWERTVAFFKKHLS